Proteins from one Ranitomeya variabilis isolate aRanVar5 chromosome 1, aRanVar5.hap1, whole genome shotgun sequence genomic window:
- the LOC143791353 gene encoding uncharacterized protein LOC143791353 isoform X2, with protein MSSSDSPPPQQQRVSEAESDEELSEGGETGGEMQVEEEPSAAAAAPAAAAEGSPRQSQSRRTRRHGRPSASQRAPAEEEDDDDDIDIDCLIEEVREREPLWNMADRRHADTGVTRRLWDEVCRNLFPRRESLHPQQQSKLGKYSLSSDVLS; from the exons atgtcctcttctgacagccctcctccacagcaacagcgtgtatcg gaagctgaatcagatgaggagctgtcagaagggggcgagacgggtggagagatgcaagtggaggaggaaccaagt gctgctgctgctgctcctgctgctgccgctgaaggctctcccagacagtcccagagtcggcggactcgtcgccacggtcggccatca gcttcacagcgtgctcccgcagaagaggaggatgatgatgatgacattgacatcgattgtctcatcgaggaggttcgcgagcgggagccgctgtggaacatggctgaccgcaggcatgctgataccggtgtcacccgtcggctctgggacgaagtgtgtcgcaacctgtttccaaggcgggagagccttcatcctcagcagcagagcaaactaggtaagtattcactttccagtgatgttttgagctga
- the LOC143791353 gene encoding uncharacterized protein LOC143791353 isoform X1: protein MKAPSGSAGRKRSRYKYGQALSFLRRTMLSRVTFSSHRAPASSSAPSEAIPPESATEGHVGRPHTSVPSSDPSVPSTSSAPSSGALLQASLLASDAEQLAFPLPHPSDPATSTPPLGSWRQRQRGQERSYAPEFLHLNASFQGSFKILGEQVTAGFNMVQSRISETSQETSSRLDRLHSAVSPDPANLFFQSMLMSMEKLSFEQQMRVMNTCHNAALQAINESTHTPHHTSTPIPHQAPFPHHTPHYQTQPQYPHQQHYQTQLQSPHQHHYQTPRHSHYPTQSQYPTQSPQQSRPLDQITSPMFSLLNFSLPPTPTPPPSGQPLGLTPTSTAPQTSRVSPPIDVVQPSGTSSSHISTQHFENL, encoded by the exons atgaaggccccgagtggctctgcaggaaggaagaggagcagatataaatatggccaggccctctccttcctgaggcgaaccatgctaagcagagt caccttctccagccaccgggcgcctgcatcttcctctgcgccctctgaagcgatccctcctgagtccgccactgagggccacgtcggtaggccccacacctctgtcccctcctctgacccctctgtcccctccacttcatccgccccaagcagtggagcattattgcaggcttcattgctcgcatctgatgctgaacagttagcgttccctttaccccacccctctgatcctgccacctcgacaccaccattaggttcgtggcggcagcgccagaggggtcaggaaaggagctatgctcctgagttcttacacctgaatgcatccttccaaggctctttcaaaattttgggagagcaagtgactgctggtttcaacatggtgcaatcacgcatcagtgaaacaagccaggaaaccagcagtcgcttggataggctgcattcagctgtaagtcccgatccggccaacctttttttccaatccatgctcatgagcatggagaagctttcttttgagcaacagatgcgggtaatgaatacctgccataatgctgcactgcaggccattaatgaatcgacccacacacctcaccacacctccactccaattccacaccaggccccatttccacaccataccccccattaccaaacccagccccaatacccacaccagcagcattaccaaacccagctccaatccccacaccagcaccattaccaaaccccacgccactcccactaccctacccagtcacaatacccgacccagtccccacaacaatcccggcccctagaccaaattacttccccaatgttttccttactgaacttttctcttccacctactccaacaccacccccctctggtcagcctcttggtttaacccccacttccactgcaccccaaacaagtagggtttccccacctatcgacgtggtccaaccttccggcacatcctcctctcatatctccacccaacactttgaaaatttgtaa